DNA sequence from the Fundidesulfovibrio magnetotacticus genome:
TCGAAGCGTCGGACCAGGGCGGCTTCGGCCAGCCGGGCGGGCATGCAGCCGAAAGGCCCCATGGCGAGCACGCCGCAATAGGGGGCCAGGATCTCCTGGAAGGCCCCGCCCACCGTGAGCACCGCCTCGCCAGTGAGCAGGGGCGACACGTAGGGCGCGGCGGCGCGCACCAGGGCCTCGACCGGGGAGGCGTGGAGGCCCGTGAGCCCCGAGGGGGCCAGCGCCGCGCGCGCCTGCCTCCAGGCCAGGCGCTTGAACCACTGGCGCACCCTGCCCGCGATGCCGCTGGGCCGGGTGATGCCCCGGTTCTGGAGCCAGTCGGTGTAGAAGACCCACTCGCTCACCGGGGCCGTGCGCACGGCGATGCCATCGGCCGCGAGGCGCTCCAGGAGTCCCTGGCGGGAGATGGGGTCGTGGCGCACGAAGATCTCCCCTGCCAGCAGCACCACGGGCACGTCGCGCACGGGCGCGCGCAGCGGAAGGCGCGCCAGGGCCAGCGCTTCGCGGCGCATGGTGTCCAGCGCCTCGCGCCAGGAGCGCGCCATGGCCTCGCCGATGCGCTCGCGGGCGATGTCCCAGGCGGCCAAGGCGTCGGCCGGGTCGCACGCGGCGGCCAGGAGCATGGAGCGGGCCTCTTCGAGGAAATCCCCGGCAGCGACGCCGCGCCAGATGGCCAGGGTCACGGCCGCGCCCAGCCCCTGGTAGCCGTTGTCGGCCGTGGCCGAGAGCACGGCGGCGTCCGGGATGGCGTTGCGGGCGATGAGCTTGCGGGTGAAGCGTTCGTACTGCCCGAAGCGGCAGGGTCCCTGCGCGCCGGGCATGAAATAGAGCGTCACCTCGTTGGCGGGTCGCGTCTCCAGGTGCTCCAGGAGCGTGCCCACGGTGAGCTGCAGGGGCAGGCATTCCTTGCAGCTGGAGTTGCCCCGGCCCAGCTTGAGGGCCTCGTCGTCGGCGGGCGGCAGGGCCAGGGCGCGGATGCCCTGGCCGCGCAGGGCATGGGCGCTGAGCGTGGAGGCCACGGGGTTCATGCTGGGCAGCGCCAGGGTCACGCGGGGGTGGCGCAGGGGGAGCCATTCGCCGGAGGAGGCGCGCACGCCCGGCTCCCGGCCGCGCGGTTCCACCCGGGCGGGGACGCACGCGGCCGCCGCCCGGGGGCGCGAGGCGCGCGGGGCGCGTTGGTGACTGCGCGCGATGTCCAGGAAGGCTTCCAGGCGCGTCTCGATGCCCGCGTCGGCGGTGTGGCTGTCCACCTCCAGCACCAATGAGGGACGCGGCCCCATCTCGTCGCGGAAATAGCCCAGCAGGAAGGAGTCCGGGCCGCAGGAGAAGTTGGTGACAAAGGCCCCGAAGAGCCGGGGATGCGCACGGGCGGCCCGCGCGGCGGCCAGGATGGTGCGCCCCTGGCCCCAGTACATGGTGAAGTCGTCCCGGGCGTGCGGGTCCATGGGGAGCATGTCGCAGGGGATCACCAGCGCCCCCCGAGTGGCCAGCTTTTCGGGCACGGCCTTGTTGGCCTCGGCCGCGAAGGCGTTGTAGGCGCGTCCGAAAAGGACCACGCCCGTGAGGCCGGTGTGGGCGTCCAGCCGAGCCATGGCCTCCCGTCCCAGGGCGTCCAGGTCCGCGCGGCAGGCGGCCTGGGCCTCGACCCCGGCCCGGAAGGCGCGGCGCGCGGCGCGCGCGTCCGCGCCCAGGGCTCGGGCCAGCTCCGTGAAGGGGCGCTCGCAGTGGGGGAGACCCTGCCGGAAGTCCAGCGTGGGCGTGTGCAGGCGTCCGGCGTAGGCCTCCAGTTCGGGAAAGGCCCCGCGCAGGTAGAAGGGCTCGCCCTGGAGGAGCACGCAGGTGCAGGAGTCCGCCTGGCCTCCGGCCTCGGGCACGGAGCGCACGTGGGGCAGAAAGAGGTGGTCCGGCCGCTGGGTCAGGAGGTCGGCCAGGAAGCCGTGGGCCAGCTCCGCCGGGTGGCACAGGGCCGCGAGGCGGCGCTTGATTCCCTCCGGTTCGGCGCGCCGCGCGAGCAGGGGCTCGTGGCCCAGTTCGCGAAAGAAGGCCGCGAAGAGGGGGTAGTAGGTATTGGTCAGGTAGGAGCGGGAGATGCCCACGGTTGGGCGGCCGGGCAGGGGGGCCTGGTGGTCGCGGAAGACGCGGCGCTGGCGGGCTTGCACGAAGTCCAGCTCCCGGGCGTCGGCGGAGCGGCCCTGGCGCAGGTTCTCGAAGCGGTTGCAGATGCCCCCGAAGGGGTGCACGCGCCCGGCCACTTCGATGCGCTCGATGCGGCAGCCCCTGTCGCAGCCCTGCTGTCCGCCGCGTCCGCCCCGGCAGATGAAGGGCGCGCGGCGCGAGGCCTCGCGCCCGGCCAGGGCGTCCAGGTCGAAGTCGCCCCGGGGCAGGAGGCCCTCGTCCTGTCTGCGGGCCACCTCCAGGGCCACGCCTAGCGCGCCCATGAGGCCGGGCTCCGGCGGCACCACGATGCGCCGCC
Encoded proteins:
- a CDS encoding BadF/BadG/BcrA/BcrD ATPase family protein gives rise to the protein MPLNPPDSLGICLGATSVSAVRLRTGRAAQGPIFTASVPHGGDPAGTLRRLIEELPDWCGLHVAVTGRSLRTLTRLPSLSEPEAVELAASRVRGGDDGPCTVLSAGGETFMAYALDASGRVRDIQSGNKCASGTGEFLAQQLARMGLAVEDLPGLDPQAQPWAVSGRCSVFCKSDCTHALNKGADKSSVVAGLGRMMALRCLELLEGLPPAPVLLTGGCAANPFLVRFLRQELPALTVPPEAPWFEALGAALWAENRRPAPPGHGDPVTGRARSFARRKPLRETLGLVDFKHAPRVEARPGDVAVAGLDVGSTTTKGVVVRLRDGAVLAGEYLRTGGDPVGASRRVYAALARTLEGRARIQGLGVTGSGRAIAALHAGATAAINEIVAHAAAAVHYDPDVDTIFEIGGQDAKYTQLDKGRPCDAAMNEACSAGTGSFLEEAAWESLRVPTADIAPMALAADATPDFNDQCSAFIGSDIKRAAQEGMPLPEILAGLAHSVCLNYVTRVKGNRPVGRRIFMQGGVCYNRAVPAAMAMLTGRRIVVPPEPGLMGALGVALEVARRQDEGLLPRGDFDLDALAGREASRRAPFICRGGRGGQQGCDRGCRIERIEVAGRVHPFGGICNRFENLRQGRSADARELDFVQARQRRVFRDHQAPLPGRPTVGISRSYLTNTYYPLFAAFFRELGHEPLLARRAEPEGIKRRLAALCHPAELAHGFLADLLTQRPDHLFLPHVRSVPEAGGQADSCTCVLLQGEPFYLRGAFPELEAYAGRLHTPTLDFRQGLPHCERPFTELARALGADARAARRAFRAGVEAQAACRADLDALGREAMARLDAHTGLTGVVLFGRAYNAFAAEANKAVPEKLATRGALVIPCDMLPMDPHARDDFTMYWGQGRTILAAARAARAHPRLFGAFVTNFSCGPDSFLLGYFRDEMGPRPSLVLEVDSHTADAGIETRLEAFLDIARSHQRAPRASRPRAAAACVPARVEPRGREPGVRASSGEWLPLRHPRVTLALPSMNPVASTLSAHALRGQGIRALALPPADDEALKLGRGNSSCKECLPLQLTVGTLLEHLETRPANEVTLYFMPGAQGPCRFGQYERFTRKLIARNAIPDAAVLSATADNGYQGLGAAVTLAIWRGVAAGDFLEEARSMLLAAACDPADALAAWDIARERIGEAMARSWREALDTMRREALALARLPLRAPVRDVPVVLLAGEIFVRHDPISRQGLLERLAADGIAVRTAPVSEWVFYTDWLQNRGITRPSGIAGRVRQWFKRLAWRQARAALAPSGLTGLHASPVEALVRAAAPYVSPLLTGEAVLTVGGAFQEILAPYCGVLAMGPFGCMPARLAEAALVRRFDTDALARLHPGRVRRLPAHARGKLPLLCLETDGNPFPQLAEARLEAFCLQALRLHEAMAASPSDRP